ACCGCGAGCACGGCGGCGGCGTGTGCGAACGAGGCGCACGCCTACGAACGGAACGAGCACGAGGGCCATGTAGAACGCCACGTTGCCCGCCAGCCCGGGCCAGATCGGGCGCAGGGGGATGGCCCACGCGCGCGTATGGCCGTATCTCGATTGCGCAGTGCGGCGGATCAGGTTGTCCGATGGCCCCGGATAGCTCCACCACCCCACCGCCGCGCGGAACGGGAAGCCCGACCAGTACACGTCGAGCCAATCGCCCTCGTGCTTGGCCGCCTCGACGGCGGCACGTGGCACCACGTTCTCGGCGATGGGCTCGAACGATGGCGTGGCGCTGAACGAATCGAGGAACAGCGGAACCCACGCCAGGTACTCGTTGGGCGGGTCGAACATCGACGCGGGCTCTCGGACGAACCAGTACACGCCCATCGACTGCGTCGGCCCCGGCAGCCGATCGCCCACCCACTTCGACAGCGGGTCGCGCAGCCTGAGCTCGGCCACCAGCGTCCCATACGGCACGCTGGCCACCGCCAGCACCAAGCCAACGACAAGGCTCACCACCACCATCCGCCCGGTCACCAACCGGTGCCGATTCGCGTTGGATGCCCCGCCGGCCATCACGCAGACGGTACGGGCGCACTGTCGCGGATGGTCGGCTAGCGCCGCGTGCCCTCGGGCCGGCGACCGCCGCGGGCGTTCTTGGCGCTGCCGCGGTAGCCCTTGCTCGGGCCGCGACGCGGTCCGCCCGAGCGGCGAGCGCCGCCGGGACCCGCGTTGGGGTTGGGCCGGCGCCCGGGCTTCTTGGAGCGAGGTCCGCCGCCGTTGCCTCGACGGGTGTTGTTGCCGTTGTTGCTCGAGCGCGCCGGCCTCTCCGGCCGGCGGTAGGGCTCGGCCAGCCCGCCCAGGTCGGCTGGCAGCTCATCACCCGGGCCGATGTTCGCCTTCGTGCGGCGCTCGACGTGCGCGAGGTCGCCGACCTCGTCGGGCTGGCAGAAGGTGATGGCCACGCCCGAGGCGCCGGCCCGGGCAGTACGGCCCACGCGGTGCACGTAGGTCTCCGCGTCGGCGGGCATGTCGAAGTTGATCACGTGCGTGATGCCGCTGACGTCGATGCCGCGGCTGGCGACGTCGGTAGCGATCAGCACGCCGCGGCTGTCTTTCTTGAACGCCGTGAGCGCCCGGGTGCGCGCGTTCTGGGTCTTGTTGCCGTGGATGGCGTTGGCGTGGATGCCCGCGCGGTCGAGCTGCTTCACGAGCCGGTCGGCGCCGTGCTTGGTCTTGGTGAAGACCAGCGTGCGGCCGACCTTGGCGTTGCCGGCGTGGTCGCGGCCGAGCAGGGCTCGGAGCAGGTTGCCCTTGTTGGCCTTGTCGACGACGTAGGCCTGCTGGGCGATGCGCTCGACGGTGGTCGACTCGGGCGTGGTCTCCAGGTGCACGGGATCCTTCAAGAGGCCATTGGCCAGTTCCTTGATGGCCTTGCTGGCGGTGGCGCTGAAGAGCAGAGTCTGCCGGGCGTCGGGCGTGAGGGCGGCGATGCGGCGCATGTCGGGCAGGAAGCCCATGTCGAGCATGCGGTCGGCCTCGTCGAGCACGAGCACTTCGATCGAGCCCAGGTCGACCAGCCCCTGCTGGTGCAGGTCCATCAGGCGGCCCGGCGTCGCGATGAGCACGTCGATGCCCGTCTTGAGGGCCTTTTCCTGGCGGAATTGGCTGACCCCGCCATACACCGCGGCGTGCCGCAGCGGCACGTTGCGGCCATAGGCGACGAACGAGTCGAAGATCTGCACGGCCAGCTCACGCGTGGGGCACAGCACCAGGGCGCGCGGGGCGCGACCGTACTTGCCACGTCCCTTCCCACCGCGATGCCCGGCCTCGAAGAGGTCGTGCAGGATGGGCAGCGCGAACGCAGCCGTCTTGCCCGTGCCCGTCTGGGCGGTGCCGAAGACGTCGCGGCCCTCGAGCACCGCCGGGATGGCCAGCGCCTGGATGGGGCTGGGCGTCTCGTACCCGCGCTTGGAGAGCACCCGGGCGATGGGGTCGGCCAGGCCGAGGGCGTCGAAGGTCGGCGTGTCGGCGGCTTGAGACTCGGTGTTCTGGGCTTCGGAGGGGACGGGGGAATCGATCACGGAACTGTTGGACAAATGCGCTGCTTTCGGCCCAATGCGGGCATCGCGGCATGCGGGCATCGCATGCCTGGGGAATCGATTGATCAAATGGCCCCATCGCGGGTGCGACGCTGAGAAAAGGCCAACTGACTCGTACCGAAGTTGGATCCCGGCGGTCAGGCCATGCCCAGAGCTTCGGGTGCGGTCGTCGGTCCGTTTGCGTCGGAAGCGTCCGCTGAGGCGAGAGTATAGGCCAACCGACAGCCCTCCCCGAGCATTCTCGTCGCCGCTGGCGGCCCGATAGCATCGCGGGCCATGGCCAAAAGCAGCTTCAAGACGCTCTATCTCGTGGACGGCTACGCCCAGTTCTTCCGGGCCTACCACGCCATCCGTACACCCATGACCAGCCCGGTCACCAAGGAACCCACCAACCTCACCTTCGGCTTCGTCGGCATGCTGCTCAAGCTCCTCCGCGGGGCCGCGGGCGGAGCAAAGCTCGTGGGCGAGCGGCCCGACTACCTGGCCGTCGCCATCGACGTCTCGGGCGACACCGAAACCGTGCGCAGCGAGATCGACAAGCAGTACAAAGCCAACCGCCCCCCGCCGCCCGAGGACCTGCCAGAGCAGGTCCAGCGGTGCATCTCGATCCTCGAAGCTATCGGCGTGCCCGTTCTCGGGGCCGAGCGGTACGAGGCCGACGACGTGATCGCCACGCTCGCCAAGCAGTTGGAGAGCGAGGCCAACATCCGCGTGGTCAGCAAGGACAAGGACCTCAAGCAGCTCCTGCATCCCGCCAACGACGGCACGCGGGCTGCCTTCGAGCTCTACGACGTCCACAACGACGAATTGATCACCGCCCAAGGTCTCATGGACGAGTTCAACGTGACGCCCCAGCAGTGGCGCGACGTGCTGGCACTGGCGGGCGACACCGTCGACAACATCCCCGGCGTCGAGGGCGTGGGCCCCAAGACCGCCGCCAAGCTCATCGCCGAGTGGGGCACGCTCGAAAATCTGCTCGAGAACGCCGACAAGATCAAGGGCAAGCGGGGCGAGCGCATCCGTGAGGCCGACGGCATCCTGGATCGCAGCAAGAGGCTCGTCTCGCTCATCGACGACGTCGACGTCGACTTCGACCTCGGGCGCGCCGCCTTCGACCGCCTCGACCCGGCCGCCCTCATGCCCATCCTCAAGGAGCTGGGCTTCAACCGATACCAGGACGAGCTCAAGCAGCTCCTGGGCGAAGACGCCGAGGCCGCGGCGGAGATCGAGCCCAAGCCGCCGACCGCCAGGACGGCCTCGAAGGCGTCGAAGGCCGACGCCGGGCAGGGCGGGCTGTTCGACGCCAAGAGCGACGACGCCCCCGACGCGGCCGACGGTGAATACGAAGTCGTCACGACCAAGGTCGAACTCAACAAGCTATCGAGTGCCCTGAAGAAGGCCAAGCTCGTCGCGATCGACACCGAGACCACGTCGCTGCGGCCCATGCTGGCCGACCTCTGCGGCCTGAGCTTCTCGACCGAGGCGGGCAAGGCCTGGTACGTGCCCGTGCGCTCGCCCGAGCCCGACGCCCACCTCAACGAGGCGACGGTGCTTGAGGCGCTCACGCCCATCCTCGAAGACGCCACGATGGCCAAGACCGGGCACAACCTGAAGTACGACCTGCTCGTGCTCCGGCGGGCGGGCGTCGAGCTCGCCGGCGTTGCGTTCGACACCATGGTGGGCAGCTACCTCATCGATGCCTCGCGCTCCTCGCACAGCATGGACGCGCTCTCGCTCGCGCTGCTCGGCCGCGAGAACATCTCGATCAAGACCCTCATCGGCACGGGCAAGAAGCAGAAGCGCTTCGACGAGGTCCCGCTCGACCAGGCGGCGCCCTACGCCGCCGAGGACGCCGACGTCTCGCTCCAGCTCCACGGCATCTTGGCCCCGCAGATCAAGGAAATGAACCTTGATGACCTCAACCACGACGTCGAGGTCCCGCTCATCGACGTCTTGGCCGAGCTCGAATGGAACGGCATCCGCGTCGACCCCAAGGAATTGGAGAAGCAGGAAGCGCGACTGAGCGACCGCATCGCCGAGCTGAAGGACCAGATCCAGGACGAGGCGATGGCCACCTGCGGGCGTACGTTCGAGCCCGATTCACCGAAGCAGCTCGCCGGCATCCTCTTCAACAAGCCCGACGCGGCCGACCCGGGCCTGGGCATCAAGCCGCTCAAGCGCGGCAAGACCGGCCCCTCGACCGACGCCGAGGTGCTCGAGAAGCTCGCCCAGGACACGACGATCGAGAGCCCGCTGCCGCAGCTCATCCTCGAGTACCGCCAGCTCACGAAGCTCGTGAACACCTACCTCGTGAGCCTGCGCGAGGAGATCAACCCCGACACGAAGCGCATCCACGCGAGCTTCAACCAGACCGTCGCCGCCACGGGTCGCCTGAGCTCGAGCGATCCGAACCTCCAGAACATCCCCATCCGCACCGAGATCGGCCGGGAGATCCGAAAGGCCTTCGTCGCGCCGCGTGGCCGCGTGCTCATCGCGGGCGACTACTCGCAGATCGAGCTGCGGATCCTCGCGCACCTGTCGAAGGACCCAGCCCTCATCGCCGCCTTCGAGGCGGGCGAGGACATCCACCGCGCCGTCGCGGCCCAGATCCACGGCGTGGAGCCCAAGGACGTCACGCGCGAGCAGCGCGACGGCGCCAAGATGGTCAACTTCGGCATCATCTACGGCGTCACCGCCTACGGCCTGGGACGGCGCTTGGGCATCGGCAACACCGAGGCCGGCGAAATCATCGAAGGCTACAAGAAGAAGTTCGCCGGCATCACGACCTTCCTCGAGGAGTGCATCGACCAGGCCCGCAGCCAGGGCTACGTCGAGACGATGCTCAAGCGCCGCCGCCCCATCACCGAGATCGACGCCAAAAACCCTTCAAGACGCTCCCTGGCCGAACGCATGGCCATCAACTCGGTCGTCCAGGGCTCGGCGGCCGACCTCATCAAGCTGGCGATGGTCGACCTGCACGCGCGACTCAGCCCCCACGCCGCACACCGGCGCGACGGTAAGAAGCCCGAGGTCGAGGGCGTGCTCATGCTGCTGCAGATCCACGACGAGCTCGTCTTCGAGGCCGACAAGAAGACGGCCGACGAGGCCAAGCAGCTCATCGTCGATCGCATGCAGAGCGCCATGGACCTCCGCGTGCCGCTGGTGGTCGAGGCGAGCGTGGCCAGCAACTGGTACGAGGGGAAGTGATGGACACGCCCCCACCCTGGACGCGGCCGCGGCCCTGGCCGCTGCCGATCGAGACCGAGCGGCTCGTGCTCCGCCACTCGACGCACGACGACGTGCCGGCCATCTTCGAGGCGGTCGATAACAACCGCGCCAAGCTGTTGCCGTGGATGGAGTGGGCGGAGCGCGAGAACATGACGGTCGCCCAGACCCACTACACCATCGAGAAGTTCATCCGCGAGGCCGAGCAGGACCTGCCGAGCGACCTGCTCATCTTGGTCTGTGATCGCAGCGACGAATCGCCCGTCGGTGGAACCGGCATGCACAGCTTCCGCCCCGACACGCACCAGGCCGAGATCGGCTATTGGGTCCTGCCAGGTCGCCAGCGGGCGGGCATCTGCACCGAGGCCGTCGCCGCTCTCACCGAGGTCGGCTTCCGCCCGCAGGATCGGAGCGGATTCGGCCTCCGCCGGCTCGAGATCGTCTGCTCGGCCGACAACCCGGCGTCGGCGCGCGTCGCCGAGAAAGCCGGCTACAAGCTCGAGGCAACGCTCCGCGCCCACCGCTGGGTGAGGGGCTTCGGCTGGAGCGATACGCTGGTATTCGGCGCCCTCGCCGATACATGGACCAAGCCATGACCACCGCCGCAAAGGAAGCCTGGACCACGCGCAAGCTGCTCGACTGGCTGCGCGGCGCTCTGAAAGACAAGGGCATCGACGACGCCCGCCTGTGCGCCGAGCTGCTCGTGGCCCACGTCATAGGCTGCCAGCGGCTGCGGCTCTACATGGAGGCAGACCGGCCCGCCACGCCCGACGAGCTCACGCGGCTGCGCGATCTCGCCAAGCGCGCCCTGAACCACGAACCCGTCCAATACCTCGTGGGCGAGGCCAGCTTCTACGGCATCTCGCTCAAGGCCGACAAGCGGGCACTCATCCCCAGGCCCGAGACGCAGACCCTCGTCGACGAGGCCGTCGCTGTGATCAAGGCCATCGAGGGACGTGCGCCGCTGGTCGCCGATGTCTGCACCGGTAGCGGCTGCGTCGCCATCGCGATCGCCAGCCAGGCTTCCACCGCAACCGTGCATGCGTGCGACATCGACGCCGAAGCACTGGCCCTCGCACACGAGAACTTCGAACGCACGAACCTCACCGATTGCATTTCCGTGTTCGAAGGCGACCTGCTCGCCGCCCTGCCAGACGGCGAGCCCTACGACGCCATCGTTGCCAACCCGCCCTACATCCCCGACGACGAGTGGGATGCGGTCGCGCCCAACGTCAAGGGCCACGAGCCGACGCACGCCCTCCGCGGCGGCGCCGACGGGCTCGACCTCGTCCGTCCGCTCGTCGCCCGGGCCGCCGATCGCCTGCGGACCGGCGGCCTACTCGCGATCGAGGTCGCCGCGGCCCGCGCCGACGAGGCGCTCGCGCTGCTTACGACCGATGACCGCTACGGCGAGTGCCGGATCGTGCGTGACTTCGCCGGACGGCCGCGGGTCATCGCCGCCCTCACCAAATGACAAGGCCCGCGGCGAGGCGGGCCAAGCTCACGTTCGGCGACGAGCCATCAGCGGCGACGACGACGAACGGCCACGAACACGAGACCAGCCGCAGCCAGCGCGCCCCCGCCCGGGAGCGGTACCGCGACTTCGAAGGTGCCCTCGCCGGGCTGGATGCCTCCGGGTCGATCCACGGTCGTGATCGTCGGCCGAGAGAGCAAATCCGGCAGCAGGCTGCCCGGACGATCGACGGTCGTCAGGATGGTGGACGAATTGCCCGGACCCTCGCCGAATGCTCCCGGATCGATGGTCAGCCGGGTGCCATCATCGGGGGCGAAGGGGCTCGGCCCCGCCATCGTGAACAAGAGCGAGGAGTCGGTCGGCCGTTCAGTGGTCGCGGTGCGTGCGAAGCCGGACGTCGGGGCGACCGCTGAAGGACCAGCCACGTCGAGGACGTACCGAACGAACCAGTCCTGCGAACCGGTCGCGTCGAATCGATCGTGCGTCGACGGAAGGGCCAAAGGATCGGCAAGAGCGGCGGGCGCGATCACGCCGGTCGCGGCCGCGACGATAACTGACGAACGGAGTTGCATCTTTGTTTCTCCCACTTATTCAAGACGCGTGCTCAAGACGCGTGCGTGCGGTTGCATTCCACGACGAGAATACAACAAATCCGGGTCGCTTTGACCCGGATGAAGTGGGTTTTATGGGTTGTCGGGAAAGTCGCTAGGACGCAAGGGTTTCAACGTGAGAGACGTCTCACGCAGACTGCCTTAGCGACCAGCGAGCGTGATCTCCAGCGTGACCTCTTCTTCACCCCGCTTTACGCCCACGTTCACGGTGTCGTCGGCGCTGTGCCGCGCCAGCAACTGGCGCCACGCGTCGGCGTCGGTCAGCTTCTGGCCATCCCAGCGAATGAGACGATCACCCGCCCGCAGACCGGCCCGCGCCGCCGGCGAGCCTTCCGAGATCTCGGCCAGCACGACGCCGTCGCCCTCGGCGTCGCTGTCGACGA
This Phycisphaerales bacterium DNA region includes the following protein-coding sequences:
- a CDS encoding DEAD/DEAH box helicase, with protein sequence MIDSPVPSEAQNTESQAADTPTFDALGLADPIARVLSKRGYETPSPIQALAIPAVLEGRDVFGTAQTGTGKTAAFALPILHDLFEAGHRGGKGRGKYGRAPRALVLCPTRELAVQIFDSFVAYGRNVPLRHAAVYGGVSQFRQEKALKTGIDVLIATPGRLMDLHQQGLVDLGSIEVLVLDEADRMLDMGFLPDMRRIAALTPDARQTLLFSATASKAIKELANGLLKDPVHLETTPESTTVERIAQQAYVVDKANKGNLLRALLGRDHAGNAKVGRTLVFTKTKHGADRLVKQLDRAGIHANAIHGNKTQNARTRALTAFKKDSRGVLIATDVASRGIDVSGITHVINFDMPADAETYVHRVGRTARAGASGVAITFCQPDEVGDLAHVERRTKANIGPGDELPADLGGLAEPYRRPERPARSSNNGNNTRRGNGGGPRSKKPGRRPNPNAGPGGARRSGGPRRGPSKGYRGSAKNARGGRRPEGTRR
- a CDS encoding GNAT family protein — its product is MDTPPPWTRPRPWPLPIETERLVLRHSTHDDVPAIFEAVDNNRAKLLPWMEWAERENMTVAQTHYTIEKFIREAEQDLPSDLLILVCDRSDESPVGGTGMHSFRPDTHQAEIGYWVLPGRQRAGICTEAVAALTEVGFRPQDRSGFGLRRLEIVCSADNPASARVAEKAGYKLEATLRAHRWVRGFGWSDTLVFGALADTWTKP
- the polA gene encoding DNA polymerase I; amino-acid sequence: MAKSSFKTLYLVDGYAQFFRAYHAIRTPMTSPVTKEPTNLTFGFVGMLLKLLRGAAGGAKLVGERPDYLAVAIDVSGDTETVRSEIDKQYKANRPPPPEDLPEQVQRCISILEAIGVPVLGAERYEADDVIATLAKQLESEANIRVVSKDKDLKQLLHPANDGTRAAFELYDVHNDELITAQGLMDEFNVTPQQWRDVLALAGDTVDNIPGVEGVGPKTAAKLIAEWGTLENLLENADKIKGKRGERIREADGILDRSKRLVSLIDDVDVDFDLGRAAFDRLDPAALMPILKELGFNRYQDELKQLLGEDAEAAAEIEPKPPTARTASKASKADAGQGGLFDAKSDDAPDAADGEYEVVTTKVELNKLSSALKKAKLVAIDTETTSLRPMLADLCGLSFSTEAGKAWYVPVRSPEPDAHLNEATVLEALTPILEDATMAKTGHNLKYDLLVLRRAGVELAGVAFDTMVGSYLIDASRSSHSMDALSLALLGRENISIKTLIGTGKKQKRFDEVPLDQAAPYAAEDADVSLQLHGILAPQIKEMNLDDLNHDVEVPLIDVLAELEWNGIRVDPKELEKQEARLSDRIAELKDQIQDEAMATCGRTFEPDSPKQLAGILFNKPDAADPGLGIKPLKRGKTGPSTDAEVLEKLAQDTTIESPLPQLILEYRQLTKLVNTYLVSLREEINPDTKRIHASFNQTVAATGRLSSSDPNLQNIPIRTEIGREIRKAFVAPRGRVLIAGDYSQIELRILAHLSKDPALIAAFEAGEDIHRAVAAQIHGVEPKDVTREQRDGAKMVNFGIIYGVTAYGLGRRLGIGNTEAGEIIEGYKKKFAGITTFLEECIDQARSQGYVETMLKRRRPITEIDAKNPSRRSLAERMAINSVVQGSAADLIKLAMVDLHARLSPHAAHRRDGKKPEVEGVLMLLQIHDELVFEADKKTADEAKQLIVDRMQSAMDLRVPLVVEASVASNWYEGK
- the prmC gene encoding peptide chain release factor N(5)-glutamine methyltransferase, whose amino-acid sequence is MTTAAKEAWTTRKLLDWLRGALKDKGIDDARLCAELLVAHVIGCQRLRLYMEADRPATPDELTRLRDLAKRALNHEPVQYLVGEASFYGISLKADKRALIPRPETQTLVDEAVAVIKAIEGRAPLVADVCTGSGCVAIAIASQASTATVHACDIDAEALALAHENFERTNLTDCISVFEGDLLAALPDGEPYDAIVANPPYIPDDEWDAVAPNVKGHEPTHALRGGADGLDLVRPLVARAADRLRTGGLLAIEVAAARADEALALLTTDDRYGECRIVRDFAGRPRVIAALTK